A window of the Rhinoraja longicauda isolate Sanriku21f chromosome 20, sRhiLon1.1, whole genome shotgun sequence genome harbors these coding sequences:
- the LOC144603614 gene encoding NADH-cytochrome b5 reductase 3-like yields the protein MWGRVAAVLLSLLSSLLDVFLKLLGLRKTGPPIVLEDPNTKYPLRLIDKEIVTRDTRRFRFALPSPNLVLGLPIGQHVYLSARISGQLVVKPYTPVSSDDDRGYVDLVIKVYFKGVHPKFPEGGKMSQHLESLRLQDTVDFRGPSGLLVYRGRGQFAIRPDKKSEAKIKEVKKVGMIAGGTGITPMLQLIRAIVKDREDTTICHLLFANQSEKDILLQAELEEIEAENPHSVIIWYTLDKAPEGWKYSEGFVSEQMIQEHLPPPADDVLILMCGPPPMIEFACNPNLDKLGYGQDTRFVF from the exons ATGTGGGGCAGAGTGGCCGCG GTGCTCCTCTCTCTCCTGAGTTCATTGCTTGATGTCTTCCTGAAGCTGTTGGGGCTGAGGAAGACGGGTCCACCCATCGTGCTGGAAGACCCAAACACCAAATATCCGCTGAGGCTGATCGATAAGGAG ATTGTGACCCGTGACACCAGGAGGTTCCGCTTCGCCCTCCCGTCCCCGAATCTCGTGCTGGGGCTGCCCATTG GCCAGCATGTCTACCTGTCGGCCAGGATCAGCGGGCAGCTGGTGGTGAAGCCCTACACCCCTGTCTCCAGCGATGACGACAGGGGGTACGTGGACCTGGTGATCAAG GTTTACTTCAAAGGAGTTCACCCCAAGTTCCCCGAGGGGGGCAAGATGTCGCAGCACCTGGAGAGTCTGCGGCTGCAGGACACGGTGGACTTCCGCGGCCCCAGCGGGCTGCTGGTGTACAGGGGCCGAG GGCAATTTGCCATTCGTCCCGACAAGAAGTCTGAAGCCAAGATCAAGGAGGTGAAGAAAGTGGGCATGATCGCTGGTGGCACAG GCATCACCCCCATGCTCCAGCTGATCCGAGCCATCGTCAAGGATCGCGAGGACACCACAATTTGCCATCTGCTGTTTGCCAACCAG AGTGAGAAGGACATTCTTCTGCAAGCCGAGCTAGAGGAAATAGAGGCCGAGAATCCTCACTCTGTGATCATCTGGTACACCTTGGACAAAGCTCCTGAAG GCTGGAAATACAGCGAGGGGTTTGTGAGTGAGCAGATGATCCAGGAGCACCTGCCCCCGCCGGCAGACGATGTGCTGATCCTGATGTGTGGCCCGCCACCCATGATAGAGTTCGCCTGTAACCCCAACCTGGACAAACTGGGCTACGGCCAAGACACCCGGTTTGTGTTTTGA